From the Astatotilapia calliptera chromosome 6, fAstCal1.2, whole genome shotgun sequence genome, one window contains:
- the cdc6 gene encoding cell division control protein 6 homolog, whose product MPSTRSQGRAQPTLQFPRRKSSRVSSRSKKPEPQKSPAVSPIKPEPQAPGLTRIGPLSPRRPINLSTPLSPRRYTDQPTPLSPTRPVALSSPLSPRRTSAQPPAPSSPRLQSRIPLSPRKRTGDDNVCNLGTSLQCSPTKQRKLSLASPRKLGFDENSPVQARRQLIPSSGQQTPPSTAKSSPKREETPTGSPIHKNLNKKPPVARLFGEKMRLQSVKQALHTAIPERLMSREAERASIRSFLEDKVLQHVPGSLYISGAPGTGKTACLNCVLQEMKAELSSVQTVMVNCMSLRSSHAVFPLLADKLKASGGQNGLQRFLTAPGPTVLLVLDEMDQLDSKAQDVLYTIFEWPYLPKSRLCLIGIANALDLTDRILPRLQARPQCRPLLLHFPPYSREELTAIVQDRLVQASAEGLLDASAVQFCARKVSAVSGDARKALDICRRAVEIVESDERKKASDPKGESKASRVSLPQVARVLSEVYGDRMASQSSGSEGESFPLQQKLLVCCLLLLIRYGKSKEIGLGKLHEVYSRLCAQRQVSGVGQGECLSLCSLLESRGIVALKKAKEARLTKVFLKIEEKDVENALKDRTLLGSILAAGLPS is encoded by the exons ATGCCCAGCACACGCTCCCAGGGACGAGCTCAGCCCACACTTCAGTTCCCTCGACGTAAATCCTCCAGAGTTTCCTCCCGCTCCAAGAAGCCGGAGCCCCAGAAGTCCCCAGCTGTGTCACCAATCAAGCCTGAACCTCAGGCCCCGGGGCTGACGCGGATCGGACCCCTCTCCCCGAGACGTCCCATTAACTTGTCCACCCCACTGTCCCCCAGACGCTACACAGACCAGCCCACTCCTCTCTCCCCAACGCGGCCAGTCGCCCTCTCGTCCCCTCTTTCACCCAGACGCACATCAGCCCAGCCGCCAGCACCTTCCTCCCCTCGTCTCCAAAGCCGGATCCCCCTCAGCCCTCGAAAGCGCACAG GTGATGACAATGTCTGCAACCTTGGCACCTCCCTGCAGTGCTCACCTACAAAACAGAGGAAGCTGAGCCTGGCCTCACCACGAAAACTCGGCTTTGATGAGAACTCGCCGGTCCAGGCTCGTCGTCAGCTGATCCCATCCTCGGGGCAACAGACGCCCCCTTCCACCGCCAAATCATCTCCGAAACGAGAAGAAACGCCTACAGGGAGCCCCATCCATAAAAATCTGAACAAGAAGCCACCCGTTGCTCGACTGTTTGGAGAAA AGATGAGGCTTCAGAGTGTGAAGCAGGCGCTCCACACTGCCATCCCCGAGCGCCTTATGTCCAGAGAGGCCGAGCGGGCGTCCATCCGGTCCTTCCTGGAGGACAAAGTGCTTCAGCATGTTCCCGGCAGCCTCTACATCTCTGGAGCTCCGGGAACAGGCAAGACAGCCTGCCTCAACTGTGTGCTGCAGGAGATGAAG GCTGAGCTGTCGTCAGTACAGACGGTGATGGTGAACTGCATGAGTCTGAGGAGCTCCCATGCAGTCTTCCCACTGCTGGCTGACAAACTGAAGGCATCTGGTGGCCAGAACGGACTGCAGAGGTTCCTGACAGCCCCGGGGCCCACTGT GCTTCTTGTTCTGGATGAGATGGATCAGCTGGACAGCAAAGCCCAGGATGTCCTCTACACAATCTTTGAATGGCCGTACCTGCCAAAGTCTCGCCTCTGTCTCATCG GTATTGCAAACGCTCTGGATCTGACTGACCGGATCCTGCCCAGACTGCAGGCTCGTCCCCAGTGTCGCCCTCTGCTGCTGCACTTCCCTCCCTACAGCCGGGAGGAGCTCACGGCCATTGTACAGGACAGGCTTGTACAG GCCTCGGCTGAAGGGCTCCTCGACGCTTCTGCAGTTCAGTTCTGTGCCAGGAAAGTTTCAGCTGTGTCGGGAGACGCCAGGAAAGCTTTGGACATCTGCAG GAGAGCAGTTGAGATTGTAGAGTCTGATGAGAGGAAAAAAGCAAGTGATCCAAAGGGTGAAAGTAAAG CGTCCCGGGTCAGCCTGCCGCAGGTTGCGAGAGTGCTGTCGGAGGTCTACGGCGACCGCATGGCGTCTCAGAGCAGCGGTTCAGAGGGAGAGAGTTTCCCCCTGCAGCAGAAGCTGCTGGTGtgctgcctgctgctgctcatcCGCTATGGGAAGAGCAAAGAGATCGGCTTGGGAAAG CTCCATGAGGTTTACAGCCGCCTGTGCGCTCAGAGGCAGGTGTCTGGAGTGGGTCAGGGCGAGTGTTTGTCGCTCTGCAGTCTGCTGGAGAGTCGAGGGATCGTTGCCCTGAAGAAGGCCAAAGAGGCTCGTCTCACTAAG GTGTTCCTGAAGATCGAGGAGAAAGATGTCGAAAACGCTCTGAAGGATCGAACGCTGCTGGGCAGCATCCTCGCTGCAGGACTCCCCTCGTGA
- the ccsapa gene encoding centriole, cilia and spindle-associated protein isoform X2: protein MVTKKVRTEYMKKFRDPKWETFSKCYEDSVKYRLTRRVIEHSHKPWFWEGWDSGSDSSGWSTPRLTRNKVVPLSLPLPPTSLEVKQRLLESKTSPVQKPACEDGETDVGDRDAAVVDAAQTTAVVENGVNEAGGSSVAVAPTNSAPSDDTPTDNGPADSASSDAEPIKPVSRRQRRRHTPRSEQPHRDSSQDDKPAVIRKPPRAKSTPVISTKEKENHRPSSRLDWSERQMEVKRTTNDSHTSDACVQTRRESDKRSSRLDRRRARSADLEKIRRSQLMVVDDRWMTEYMRCFSARLR, encoded by the exons ATGGTGACCAAGAAAGTGAGGACAGAATATATGAAGAAGTTCAGGGACCCCAAATGGGAGACGTTTTCTAAATGCTATGAGGACTCTGTGAAGTACCGTCTGACTCGCCGGGTGATAGAACACTCCCACAAGCCCTGGTTCTGGGAGGGCTGGGACAGCGGCTCTGACTCCAGCGGCTGGTCAACACCAAGGCTGACCAGGAACAAAGTGGTTCCTCTGTCTCTCCCGCTGCCGCCCACATCCTTGGAGGTCAAGCAGAGGTTGTTGGAGTCAAAGACCAGTCCTGTGCAAAAGCCAGCGTGCGAGGATGGAGAGACTGACGTGGGGGACCGGGACGCTGCGGTTGTAGATGCGGCACAAACCACAG CAGTTGTAGAAAATGGTGTGAATGAGGCCGGTGGCAGTTCTGTGGCGGTGGCTCCAACAAACAGCGCACCCTCAGACGACACACCGACAGACAACGGGCCAGCCGACTCGGCGTCTTCTGATGCGGAGCCAATAAAGCCAGTATCCCGACGGCAACGCCGCCGCCACACGCCACGCTCTGAGCAGCCGCACCGAGACAGTTCCCAGGATGACAAACCAGCCGTGATCCGTAAACCGCCGAGAGCAAAGAGCACGCCGGTGATCAGCACCAAGGAGAAGGAGAACCACAGACCGTCCAGCCGGCTGGACTGGAGCGAGAGACAAATGGAGGTCAAGAGGACAACCAATGAT AGTCACACTTCTGATGCCTGCGTTCAGACCCGCAGGGAGTCTGACAAGCGGAGCTCCAGGCTGGACCGCCGGCGGGCTCGATCGGCTGACCTGGAGAAGATAAGACGCTCGCAGCTGATGGTGGTGGACGACCGCTGGATGACAGAGTACATGCGCTGTTTCTCCGCCCGGCTTAGGTAG
- the LOC113024766 gene encoding butyrophilin subfamily 2 member A2-like isoform X2 — translation MDTPAPIIALCFLGVFSSAETPQSYCPSPLIQAEEGRNVSLPCYVDPSVDLSAYTVDWKHTDLNDVVFSWRHGQENHGAQAASYRSRASIDSGDLSRGNLTLQIFSARLSDSGRYRCFVPKLKAFCIVHLNVTKEINVRSSTTTSPNLHSTTTTLKPNDPDKRLAVLLPVGIFLLAVVGFCLKKRVKIRQCVGKLKGQKRGVDRSSHVELQSLENSTMKYDTNKAS, via the exons ATGGACACACCCGCTCCGATCATCGCGCTGTGCtttcttggggttttttcttcagCAG AAACTCCTCAAAGCTATTGCCCATCCCCACTGATTCAGGCAGAAGAAGGTCGTAATGTCTCATTACCATGTTATGTGGATCCCTCAGTTGACCTGTCTGCTTATACCGTGGACTGGAAACACACTGACTTGAATGATGTAGTCTTCTCGTGGCGACACGGGCAGGAAAATCATGGTGCACAGGCGGCGAGCTATAGAAGCAGAGCAAGTATCGACTCTGGAGACCTTAGCAGAGGAAATCTAACCCTGCAGATCTTCTCAGCACGCCTGTCTGATAGCGGGCGTTACAGGTGTTTTGTGCCAAAACTGAAAGCCTTTTGCATCGTTCATCTTAATG taacCAAAGAGATTAATGTCAGGTCCAGCACAACCACATCTCCAAATCTCCACAGCACAACCACAACGCTGAAGCCAAATGATCCAG ATAAACGTCTTGCCGTTCTCCTTCCTGTTGGTATCTTTCTCCTGGCTGTCGTTGGATTTTGTCTGAAGAAACGCGTAAAGATCC GGCAATGCGTGGGGAAGCTGAAAGGGCAGAAACGAGGAGTGGACCGTTCAAGCCACGTTGAACTTCAGTCTTTGGAGAATTCAACAATGAAATACGACACGAACAAGGCTTCTTGA
- the LOC113023381 gene encoding uncharacterized protein LOC113023381 isoform X1, with product MRSSVRLCAPRDLLLMSCIAVCFPSSDGALKEEPRAICPVTEIEAKEGDDVILPFYVVPPVNLSAFTVDWSRTNPSVVVYSYRHQQESHDAEMDATVRREDLNRGSLTLWIPSVQMSHSGEYTGFVMDLGIKCSVQLNVTKDKLKKQKGQDGFSTTGAPLNTTVEKVGPRGDMMLIIGIALSCGVGLLLIVLGLLGKLEGFVRRCRGWIQPPNDDRTEN from the exons ATGAGATCGTCTGTTCGTCTTTGTGCCCCACGCGACCTCCTACTCATGTCATGCATAGCTGTGTGTTTTCCGTCATCTGATGGAGCTCTGAAGG AAGAACCTCGAGCCATTTGCCCGGTTACGGAAATTGAAGCAAAGGAAGGTGATGATGTCATCCTCCCGTTTTATGTGGTCCCCCCTGTCAACCTGTCTGCGTTCACCGTGGACTGGTCAAGAACCAACCCGAGTGTGGTCGTCTACTCCTATCGACACCAACAGGAGTCGCATGATGCAGAGATGGATGCAACAGTCAGACGTGAAGACCTGAACAGAGGAAGTCTGACACTGTGGATCCCCTCAGTGCAGATGTCCCACAGTGGAGAATACACAGGCTTCGTTATGGACCTCGGGATCAAGTGTAGTGTTCAACTTAATG taacCAAAGACAAACTGAAAAAGCAAAAGGGGCAGGATGGTTTCAGCACAACTGGAGCTCCTCTCAACACGACGGTGGAGAAAGTCGGTCCAC GTGGTGACATGATGCTTATCATTGGGATTGCTCTTTCTTGCGGCGTCGGTCTTCTCTTGATTGTTCTGGGATTGCTTGGAAAGCTCG agGGCTTTGTGAGACGGTGCAGAGGATGGATCCAGCCACCAAATGATGATCGCACTGAAAATTAA
- the ccsapa gene encoding centriole, cilia and spindle-associated protein isoform X1, translating into MVTKKVRTEYMKKFRDPKWETFSKCYEDSVKYRLTRRVIEHSHKPWFWEGWDSGSDSSGWSTPRLTRNKVVPLSLPLPPTSLEVKQRLLESKTSPVQKPACEDGETDVGDRDAAVVDAAQTTAAVVENGVNEAGGSSVAVAPTNSAPSDDTPTDNGPADSASSDAEPIKPVSRRQRRRHTPRSEQPHRDSSQDDKPAVIRKPPRAKSTPVISTKEKENHRPSSRLDWSERQMEVKRTTNDSHTSDACVQTRRESDKRSSRLDRRRARSADLEKIRRSQLMVVDDRWMTEYMRCFSARLR; encoded by the exons ATGGTGACCAAGAAAGTGAGGACAGAATATATGAAGAAGTTCAGGGACCCCAAATGGGAGACGTTTTCTAAATGCTATGAGGACTCTGTGAAGTACCGTCTGACTCGCCGGGTGATAGAACACTCCCACAAGCCCTGGTTCTGGGAGGGCTGGGACAGCGGCTCTGACTCCAGCGGCTGGTCAACACCAAGGCTGACCAGGAACAAAGTGGTTCCTCTGTCTCTCCCGCTGCCGCCCACATCCTTGGAGGTCAAGCAGAGGTTGTTGGAGTCAAAGACCAGTCCTGTGCAAAAGCCAGCGTGCGAGGATGGAGAGACTGACGTGGGGGACCGGGACGCTGCGGTTGTAGATGCGGCACAAACCACAG CAGCAGTTGTAGAAAATGGTGTGAATGAGGCCGGTGGCAGTTCTGTGGCGGTGGCTCCAACAAACAGCGCACCCTCAGACGACACACCGACAGACAACGGGCCAGCCGACTCGGCGTCTTCTGATGCGGAGCCAATAAAGCCAGTATCCCGACGGCAACGCCGCCGCCACACGCCACGCTCTGAGCAGCCGCACCGAGACAGTTCCCAGGATGACAAACCAGCCGTGATCCGTAAACCGCCGAGAGCAAAGAGCACGCCGGTGATCAGCACCAAGGAGAAGGAGAACCACAGACCGTCCAGCCGGCTGGACTGGAGCGAGAGACAAATGGAGGTCAAGAGGACAACCAATGAT AGTCACACTTCTGATGCCTGCGTTCAGACCCGCAGGGAGTCTGACAAGCGGAGCTCCAGGCTGGACCGCCGGCGGGCTCGATCGGCTGACCTGGAGAAGATAAGACGCTCGCAGCTGATGGTGGTGGACGACCGCTGGATGACAGAGTACATGCGCTGTTTCTCCGCCCGGCTTAGGTAG
- the LOC113023381 gene encoding uncharacterized protein LOC113023381 isoform X2: MRSSVRLCAPRDLLLMSCIAVCFPSSDGALKEPRAICPVTEIEAKEGDDVILPFYVVPPVNLSAFTVDWSRTNPSVVVYSYRHQQESHDAEMDATVRREDLNRGSLTLWIPSVQMSHSGEYTGFVMDLGIKCSVQLNVTKDKLKKQKGQDGFSTTGAPLNTTVEKVGPRGDMMLIIGIALSCGVGLLLIVLGLLGKLEGFVRRCRGWIQPPNDDRTEN, from the exons ATGAGATCGTCTGTTCGTCTTTGTGCCCCACGCGACCTCCTACTCATGTCATGCATAGCTGTGTGTTTTCCGTCATCTGATGGAGCTCTGAAGG AACCTCGAGCCATTTGCCCGGTTACGGAAATTGAAGCAAAGGAAGGTGATGATGTCATCCTCCCGTTTTATGTGGTCCCCCCTGTCAACCTGTCTGCGTTCACCGTGGACTGGTCAAGAACCAACCCGAGTGTGGTCGTCTACTCCTATCGACACCAACAGGAGTCGCATGATGCAGAGATGGATGCAACAGTCAGACGTGAAGACCTGAACAGAGGAAGTCTGACACTGTGGATCCCCTCAGTGCAGATGTCCCACAGTGGAGAATACACAGGCTTCGTTATGGACCTCGGGATCAAGTGTAGTGTTCAACTTAATG taacCAAAGACAAACTGAAAAAGCAAAAGGGGCAGGATGGTTTCAGCACAACTGGAGCTCCTCTCAACACGACGGTGGAGAAAGTCGGTCCAC GTGGTGACATGATGCTTATCATTGGGATTGCTCTTTCTTGCGGCGTCGGTCTTCTCTTGATTGTTCTGGGATTGCTTGGAAAGCTCG agGGCTTTGTGAGACGGTGCAGAGGATGGATCCAGCCACCAAATGATGATCGCACTGAAAATTAA
- the LOC113024766 gene encoding myelin-oligodendrocyte glycoprotein-like isoform X1, translating into MFEKTLFLALTFALLHTGKLQTSSSTQKIEVSNGDDLPFPCEIPPRTNLKCPSLVLKRVDGNTGVIYTCRNGKEDLDSQPEQYRNRVKFINEDMRRGLMTVWIRSVQQSDSGKYKWFIPNSKYACFFDVVVTEKQNLTKENDTSTTATEEMPDTDPAPENSHHYYALIPVFALLIAPVFLMLFKNRICKTCQRKTEENDSELETQGNRAKKGDEEEQLKKPSARRTDGLKG; encoded by the exons ATGTTCGAAAAAACGCTCTTTTTGGCTTTAACTTTCGCGTTGCTTCACACCG GAAAACTTCAAACTTCGAGCTCTACTCAGAAAATCGAAGTATCAAACGGTGATGATCTCCCTTTTCCGTGTGAAATCCCCCCGAGAACCAACTTGAAGTGCCCCTCTCTGGTTCTGAAACGAGTCGATGGAAATACAGGTGTCATCTACACCTGTCGAAATGGAAAGGAAGATCTTGATTCACAGCCGGAACAATACAGAAACCGGGTGAAGTTCATCAATGAGGACATGAGGAGAGGATTGATGACTGTATGGATCCGATCAGTCCAGCAGTCTGATAGCGGAAAGTACAAATGGTTTATCCCAAATTCAAAATACGCCTGTTTTTTTGATGTTGTTG TGACAGAGAAGCAAAACCTTACTAAGGAGAATGACACCAGCACAACAGCAACAGAGGAAATGCCAGATACAG ATCCTGCACCAGAGAACAGTCATCATTATTATGCCCTCATTCCCGTCTTTGCTCTTCTCATAGCTCCTGTTTTCCTGATGCTCTTCAAGAACA GGATTTGTAAGACATGCCAAAGGAAGACTGAAGAGAACGACTCTGAGCTGGAAACCCAAGGTAACAGAGCAAAGAAAGGAGATGAAGAGGAACAGCTCAAGAAACCATCAGCAAGACGAACTGACGGACTGAAAGGATAA